Below is a genomic region from Panthera tigris isolate Pti1 chromosome E1, P.tigris_Pti1_mat1.1, whole genome shotgun sequence.
ACACAGGCAGTTAAAGGGTTAAAGGCCTGAGGTGGGCTCCCCAGTTCTTCCACTGACCAGCTCTGTCACACTGGACGCGCGTTACGCTGTGCTTCCCTAAGCCTCGGTCCCCTCGTGTGCCCAACAGGTATAACCACTGTACCTAGAATTCTAGGGTGGCTGACACACACGTAAAACACTTGGATGAGACCTTGGTGCAAATTAGGCCCCTCAAAAGGGTGACCTGTTGTTGTATTAAATTTGAAGGGAAAAACAAGCACCAATCACTCAGGCAAGTCCGTGCTCCCTCCGGGGAGCGAAGGGAACCCTCCATGTTCTTACATCACTGCAGTGCTATTTCTCAGCCCTGGGGAGTTCCAAACCACCAACTGGTGACCCGCTCCCGCTCCCCTGTCCCTCCTTTCCaccaagcccctccccccccccgccccaggggcaAAGGAGAGAGGCGCAGGCATATGGGTTTACAGAAACGTTGTGTTTAATGGTAAAGCTTAGCACACTCCAGCACCAGGCACGGCCTGAAGTCCAAGCAGCAGGGACGGGTGGGCGACCCTCGTGGAACCTCACATGGCGAAGAGGATGAGGAAGGCGACCATCAAACAGAAGAGCCCCATGGCCTCAGACAGGGCAAAGCCCAGAATGGCATAGGAGAAGAGTTGCTGCTTGAGAGACGGGTTCCTGCCAGGGACAAGAGATCGATGCCAGccaaggggagaggaagaggggagggagagaggacacacGTCAGTTAGGTGACTGGGGGCTGCTGAAACTGGGAAAGGGCCTAGCCTGTCTATATCCTGGGGATCTGGACAGGGAAGCAGCGTGCCAACAAGGTTAAGTTTAAATGACTCAGGCTGGAAATGCATTTAAATTCTGATTCAAAGATCCCTGGAGAGAACAGGAGGTCGATGAAATCCCCCCCAAGCTAGTGGGAGCTCCCGCTGAGGCCTCCCCCAGACAGGGTGGCATTTATGTTAGGAGATGCTCTAGGCCACCCCCCATCTTACCTGGCATAGCCAATGATCAGGCTGCCAAACACTGTTCCGATGCCAGCCCCTGAGCCAGCCACACCAACTGTGGCAGCCCCGGCGCCAATAAACTTGGCTGCTGTGTCAATGTCCCGGGAGACGACACTGGTCTGGAACTCCCGCCGGGCCACCTGGAGCGGGGAGCTGCGGTAGGACGGCTAGAGGGGCAAGTCGGGAAGGAGAGGTAGTGAGCCCTAAGGACAGGTGGCTGACTCCATCCCAACCCGACCTACCGGGGCCCCGAAACCGTTGGCAAACTGCCTGGCAGGTAGGTTGCAGGGCATGCCGGGAATTAGTCTCGGGGCCCATTTTCAGACCAGGGGCCAGGGAGACCTCACTTTTGCAAACTTCTCACCTCCGGTGCTCTCACCTTGGGGCACTTAGAACTGTTAAGGCACCATGGGTTGTCTGTCCTCCCCCTTTGGCCCGCAGTCCACTATCTTGAAGAACCCCTCTCTGGAGAAATTAATTAtttcccaagattttattttatttattttttttaatgtttatttatttttgagacagagagagacacagcatgagcagggaaggggcagagagagagggagacacagaatgtgaagcaggctccaggctctgagctatcagcacagagcccaacgcggggctcgagctcacaaactgtgagatcatgacctgagccgaagtcagacgcttaaccgactgagccacccaggtgcccctcccaagattttatttttaagtaatctctacacccgtgGTAGGGACGTTGTCAAACGTACAACCCTGtgataaagagtcacatgctccaccgtctgagccagccaggtgcccctgggcaaaTTTATAAGAGGGCCCATATTCCTTTACCTGTTTAGATGGGATCTCTGACCTACTCAAGAAGGATGCAGACACAGGCCGGATGAGATCCCTGGTACAACAGCGGATCTGTAAAGTGAAAGACACATGCTCCAGATCAAGCAAGGGGTACAGAAAAACCCACACGCCGAACTTCTGTCAAAAACAACTACAAGTACCAACAGGAAAGAAGCCCAATATATTTCAAGGTCAATTAATGTATTCCTGTTCCTACCGGATAGGCCTGCACCAGAGACCGCTGCCCTGAGACCCAGGTGTAGTTGGCGGTGGCAACTTTCCCATTTAAAAGCAGGTACCAAAGTTCACTTCCATGGGCACAGCCCTTGTCGGTATGTCAGAAGGGAACAAGAACCCACACTAACATCAAACCGGGTAGGAGGGTTTGGAGCCAGATCACCAATGAATCAGAAGGGGGAAATCTTACTTTGTTGAAGTGTACTCACTGTTACACTCCCTGAATGGACTGGGCCAGTAAGCCTGGTGAGGCTCCTGAAACAACAACCATCTAAGCAGAGCCCTCTGTAACGTGGCTTTCTTGAAATATTTCCGTggaaggcagtggttctcaaacatggCTGaacatgagaatcacctggggagttctAAAAAATACAGATGCATGGATTCCACCACCATAGGGTGTAGCCTGGccattaggatttttttaaagctccccagatgattccaaCACGCAGCCGAGGTTGAGAATGACCGCCTCCGTGGGCTATCCGGCTATGGCCAAGCCAGAATGGGGGTAAAGGTCATATCCAGACTCCGATCACATTCCAAAGCCAAGAAAGCTTGGTGTACACGTCTCAATAAACAGGGGTTAACTGCATCACTACGGCCTCCCCAGAGAGCCAACATCATCAGGATGTCAAGCTCCTCTCAGTTCATTCATTAAACATCGATGGCTCCCACATCGGGCACTACAGATCACACCGGAGCCGCAGCTTACCAGAGCAGAAGGAATGAGTAGTGCCCCGGTGGTCTGCATTTTCTCACtctgcagaggaaaaaaagattcattgACAACCTAGTCGTTTGCTTATAGTGGCGCCCTTCGGTCGTCTCCTACACCCCGCCCGTCCTCCCTGGACCACGTTGTTCCTTGCACCGTGCCCCAGATGAGGAGGGCATTAGAGGTCAGAGGATAGCGCGAAAGGATCTGCAAAGGAAGGTCACGGAGATCTTCGGTAGAGGAAAAAGGCCCGAACCCCAGGAAGGAAATGTTGCTAAAGAGGATGGTCTCCCGGGAAGACTTTTGGAGGCAGCTACTGGGTAGGTGCCGTGCAGAGTCTTGCCCATTTTACACAGCTGTCCTCGGCCCGCCTTAGTGGGGACAGTTAATCGCTCATTACCGTTGGGAATTAACATTAATAGTTAAGGATATAGACGCCCATCGCTTCTCCCGGCCGTGGGGGCAAACGCCCTTTCGCACAGCCCAGCCCACACCCCTGCCAATCGCTGGCTTCCGGCCCCAAGTCACCTGCACTCCCACTGCCCCGCTGCCCCTGCTCGGACCACAGCGCTTGCCCCGCTCAAGGTGACTGACTCACCTCCCAGCTTTAGCTCTAGGTCTCAGCGTCCAGCTCCCCCACCCACGTGTCCCGAGGTCCCACCACTCTCATTGGCCGCAATCCCCCCGCATCCCTATTGGCTAGCGTCCTCAAGTCCTCCTTTCTTATTGGCTTTCCGcagcttcttcctctctctccacaggaGCTTCGTGGCAGTTCCCGCCTCCATGCGGGTGAAGGCGGGGTTTTCCTCCGAGATCTGGCTTCCGATTGGTCGATCCCCGAAATGCTCAACCATAGAGTCGGCGGGCTCAGAGGTTCCATAACCTCCCTCACAAAATGGCGGCCAAGGTGGAAGCTGCAGAAAAAGGCGTGGGAGAGATGACCGGGCGTCTTACGCAGTTAGACACATGACCTTGGACCTGAGCCTTCATTCGGGCGCTTGGGCCTTGAGGCGCATTGTATGTCGGGATTTGTAGTTCAGTCCGAGGCCCCAAGGACGGCTGAGATCCCGCGAGACGTTCCTCCAGAAGCCGGGAGAGCCAACGCCTTTGCAGCAA
It encodes:
- the ATP5MC1 gene encoding ATP synthase F(0) complex subunit C1, mitochondrial produces the protein MQTTGALLIPSALIRCCTRDLIRPVSASFLSRSEIPSKQPSYRSSPLQVARREFQTSVVSRDIDTAAKFIGAGAATVGVAGSGAGIGTVFGSLIIGYARNPSLKQQLFSYAILGFALSEAMGLFCLMVAFLILFAM